A DNA window from Actinomadura coerulea contains the following coding sequences:
- a CDS encoding citrate synthase translates to MSDFELDHAGGRMPLEVSEATEGPSGLVVGSLLKETGHVTLDPGFTNTASTTSAITYIDGEAGILRYRGYPIEELAEKSSFLEVAYLLIYGELPSADELSSFTDSVRHHTLLDEKFRAFFSAFPRRAHPMAVLSSAVSALSTFYQDSLDPFDPEQVDRSSIRLIAKLPTIAAYAYKTSNGQPLLYPDNSLGYVENFLRMMFGLPTQPYEIDPEIARVLDMLFVLHADHEQNCSTSTVRLVGSSQANLFSSVSAGVDALFGPLHGGANQAVLEMLERIHNNGDDIDSFVERVKKKEPGVKLMGFGHRVYRNYDPRAAVVKKATGKVLDALGKSDPLLDLAMRLEEVALSDDYFIERKLYPNVDFYTGVIYKAMGFPTNAFTVLFALGRLPGWIAQWREMMNDPSTKIGRPRQVYVGPGERHFVELSAR, encoded by the coding sequence ATGTCGGATTTCGAGCTCGACCACGCGGGCGGCCGCATGCCTCTGGAGGTCAGCGAGGCGACCGAGGGCCCCTCGGGGCTGGTCGTCGGCAGCCTCCTCAAGGAGACGGGCCATGTCACGCTCGATCCGGGTTTCACCAACACGGCCTCCACCACGTCGGCCATCACCTACATCGACGGTGAGGCGGGGATCCTGCGCTACCGGGGCTACCCCATCGAGGAGCTGGCGGAGAAATCGTCCTTCCTCGAAGTCGCCTACCTGCTGATCTACGGCGAGCTGCCGTCCGCCGACGAGCTGAGCTCGTTCACCGACAGCGTGCGCCACCACACGCTGCTGGACGAGAAGTTCCGCGCGTTCTTCTCCGCCTTCCCGCGCCGCGCGCACCCCATGGCCGTGCTGTCGTCCGCGGTCAGCGCCCTGTCGACGTTCTACCAGGACAGCCTCGACCCGTTCGACCCGGAGCAGGTCGACCGGTCGAGCATCCGGCTCATCGCGAAGCTCCCGACCATCGCGGCCTACGCCTACAAGACGTCCAACGGCCAGCCGCTGCTCTACCCGGACAACTCGCTCGGGTACGTGGAGAACTTCCTGCGCATGATGTTCGGCCTGCCCACGCAGCCGTACGAGATCGACCCGGAGATCGCGCGCGTGCTGGACATGCTGTTCGTCCTGCACGCCGACCACGAACAGAACTGCTCCACCTCCACGGTGCGGCTGGTGGGCTCCAGCCAGGCGAACCTGTTCTCCTCGGTCTCCGCGGGCGTCGACGCTCTGTTCGGCCCGCTGCACGGTGGCGCCAACCAGGCCGTCCTGGAGATGCTGGAGCGGATCCACAACAACGGCGACGACATCGACTCGTTCGTTGAGCGCGTCAAGAAGAAGGAGCCCGGCGTCAAGCTCATGGGCTTCGGGCACCGCGTCTACCGCAACTACGACCCGCGCGCCGCCGTCGTGAAGAAGGCGACGGGCAAGGTCCTGGACGCCCTCGGCAAGTCCGACCCGCTGCTGGACCTGGCCATGCGCCTCGAAGAGGTCGCCCTCAGCGACGACTACTTCATCGAGCGCAAGCTGTACCCGAACGTGGACTTCTACACCGGCGTCATCTACAAGGCGATGGGGTTCCCGACGAACGCCTTCACGGTCCTGTTCGCCCTGGGCCGGCTCCCCGGCTGGATCGCCCAGTGGCGCGAGATGATGAACGATCCGTCCACAAAGATCGGGCGTCCGCGCCAGGTTTACGTGGGCCCGGGCGAGCGCCACTTCGTAGAGCTTTCCGCGCGCTAG
- a CDS encoding cytochrome P450, whose translation MPSIAASSLVSLDFWSKPQDERDQLFASLRAAEGPLFCPVPDEPGFYAIARYEEVAEASRNPQVFSSQPTAVSLVDPPPQVAPYSGSMISIDDPRHARLRRIVSRSFTPRLVQRVAGDVAVLARHIVDGLAERGPCDFVEHVAMPMPLQIICSMMGIPESAYDDVIDATNVIIAIGDPDYVSPDGADRAAVLTEKFSFLHALMADLGRLRRENPADDLVTALTRANVDGEALDDLDLGRFFSLLVVAGNETTRNALSHALTLLTDNPGQRDVLLGNLDVRLPAAVEEIVRYSTPVTWMRRTLTRDHELGGHVYRAGDRVILYYNSANRDESVFKDPHAFDVARSPNPHFGFGAPGPHFCLGAHLARREITVLLRELYTRLPTLHATAPPVRQRASFINGIKSLPCAF comes from the coding sequence ATGCCCTCCATCGCCGCGAGCAGCCTCGTCAGCCTGGACTTCTGGTCGAAGCCGCAGGACGAACGCGACCAGTTGTTCGCCTCACTGCGGGCAGCGGAAGGGCCGCTGTTCTGCCCCGTACCGGACGAGCCGGGGTTCTACGCGATCGCCCGCTACGAGGAGGTCGCCGAGGCCAGCCGGAACCCCCAGGTGTTCAGTTCGCAGCCCACCGCGGTCAGCCTGGTCGACCCGCCTCCTCAGGTGGCCCCCTACAGCGGGTCCATGATCAGCATCGACGATCCGCGGCACGCGCGGCTGCGCCGGATCGTCTCCCGCTCGTTCACGCCGCGCCTCGTCCAGCGTGTCGCGGGGGACGTCGCCGTCCTGGCCCGGCACATCGTGGACGGACTGGCCGAGCGCGGCCCGTGCGACTTCGTCGAGCACGTCGCCATGCCGATGCCCCTGCAGATCATCTGCTCGATGATGGGCATCCCGGAATCCGCGTACGACGACGTCATCGACGCCACGAACGTCATCATCGCCATCGGCGACCCCGACTACGTCAGCCCTGACGGAGCCGACAGGGCGGCGGTCCTCACCGAGAAGTTCTCCTTCCTGCACGCGCTCATGGCCGACCTCGGCCGACTGCGCCGGGAGAACCCCGCCGACGACCTTGTCACCGCGCTGACACGTGCGAACGTCGACGGGGAGGCCCTCGACGACCTCGACCTGGGCCGCTTCTTCTCGCTGCTGGTCGTGGCGGGGAACGAGACGACGCGCAACGCGCTGTCGCACGCCCTGACCCTGCTCACCGACAACCCTGGGCAGCGGGACGTCCTCCTGGGGAACCTGGACGTCCGGCTCCCGGCCGCCGTCGAGGAGATCGTCCGCTACTCCACTCCGGTGACGTGGATGCGCCGGACGCTGACCCGCGACCACGAACTGGGCGGCCACGTCTACCGCGCCGGCGACCGGGTGATCCTCTACTACAACTCGGCGAACAGGGACGAGAGCGTCTTCAAGGACCCGCACGCGTTCGACGTCGCGCGATCGCCCAACCCGCACTTCGGTTTCGGGGCCCCCGGACCGCACTTCTGCCTCGGCGCGCACCTGGCCCGTCGCGAGATCACGGTCCTGCTCCGCGAGTTGTACACGCGACTGCCGACGTTGCACGCCACCGCGCCGCCCGTCCGTCAGAGGGCGAGCTTCATCAACGGGATCAAGTCCCTGCCCTGCGCGTTCTGA
- a CDS encoding helix-turn-helix domain-containing protein has product MARTLSRGTRVTGAERTRLAAELAPRYAAGESIRDLAAETGRSYGFIYNVLKEAGVPLRGRGGNTRRKKD; this is encoded by the coding sequence GTGGCTCGAACACTGTCGAGGGGCACCCGTGTCACCGGTGCCGAACGCACCAGGCTCGCCGCCGAACTCGCTCCGCGGTACGCGGCGGGCGAGAGCATCCGCGACCTGGCCGCCGAGACCGGCCGGTCGTACGGGTTCATCTACAACGTCCTGAAGGAGGCGGGAGTGCCGCTGCGCGGCCGGGGCGGCAACACCCGGCGCAAGAAGGACTGA
- a CDS encoding DUF2786 domain-containing protein, with product MRKTGRRGRAFDASAALAADEAVRSLARGDRAAFRRLVAELAGDRDTPGRTVAVDRCLTDRLRHGITSAWQRGWQPADLVRFATRRYTARHARLATDAIADEARTYSPGAVDDRWRERLAAIRADVWWPDGSQPSHWCRREGTERATYVTCAVELIHLLEALPKLPSITPPPGTGKPGEGASSKSRSGPGASDARGSTRTSRPETESGSPRESSVGGDGRAEADQRILGRVRALLAKAESTEFPEEAEALSARAQELMARHSIDHALLAAETGDMSGPDGRRIAVDSPYEAPKAVLLTVVAEANHCRAIWHRELGFSTVLGFPADLAAVEILFTSLLVQATSAMVHAGPRRDARGRSRTRSFRHAFLNAYAVRIGERLRGAADRAAAGAGGKDLLPVLAARDQAVDHAVDTMFPDLAKGRAGSVSNYEGWVAGRAAADLASLNGRLEVAVAFRGP from the coding sequence GTGCGGAAGACCGGGCGGCGCGGCCGGGCGTTCGACGCCTCGGCCGCCCTCGCCGCGGACGAGGCGGTGCGATCGCTCGCTCGCGGTGACCGCGCCGCGTTCCGGCGGCTCGTGGCCGAGCTGGCCGGCGATCGCGACACCCCCGGCCGGACGGTCGCCGTCGACCGCTGCCTCACCGACCGGCTGCGGCACGGAATCACGTCCGCCTGGCAGCGCGGCTGGCAACCGGCCGACCTGGTGCGCTTCGCGACCCGCCGGTACACGGCCCGCCACGCACGCCTGGCCACCGACGCGATCGCCGATGAGGCGCGCACCTACTCCCCCGGCGCGGTCGACGATCGCTGGCGCGAACGGCTGGCCGCCATCCGGGCCGACGTGTGGTGGCCGGACGGCTCCCAGCCGTCCCACTGGTGCCGCCGCGAAGGCACCGAACGCGCGACTTACGTCACCTGCGCCGTCGAACTCATCCATCTCCTGGAGGCCCTCCCCAAGCTTCCTTCCATCACCCCGCCCCCTGGTACCGGTAAGCCTGGCGAAGGGGCCTCCAGCAAGAGCCGTTCCGGCCCAGGCGCGTCCGATGCCCGGGGTTCCACGAGGACGTCCCGGCCTGAAACGGAGAGTGGGTCACCCAGGGAGTCCAGTGTCGGCGGCGACGGGCGAGCGGAGGCTGATCAGCGCATTCTGGGACGGGTCCGGGCCCTTCTGGCAAAGGCCGAGTCGACCGAGTTCCCCGAGGAGGCGGAGGCGCTCAGCGCGCGCGCCCAGGAGCTGATGGCGCGGCACAGCATCGACCACGCCCTGCTCGCCGCGGAGACAGGTGACATGAGCGGCCCGGACGGGCGCCGTATCGCGGTGGACAGTCCTTACGAGGCGCCGAAGGCGGTCCTGCTGACGGTGGTGGCCGAGGCCAACCACTGCCGCGCGATCTGGCATCGGGAGCTGGGGTTCTCCACCGTCCTGGGGTTCCCGGCCGACCTGGCCGCGGTGGAGATCTTGTTCACGTCCCTGCTGGTCCAGGCGACGTCCGCCATGGTGCACGCGGGGCCCAGACGCGACGCGCGGGGACGGTCACGGACGCGTTCGTTCCGCCACGCGTTCCTCAACGCCTACGCCGTCCGCATCGGGGAGCGGCTGCGGGGGGCGGCGGACAGGGCGGCCGCGGGCGCCGGCGGGAAGGATCTGCTTCCCGTCCTGGCGGCGCGCGACCAGGCCGTCGATCATGCCGTCGACACGATGTTCCCCGACCTCGCCAAGGGCCGGGCGGGCTCGGTGTCCAACTATGAGGGCTGGGTGGCCGGGCGGGCGGCCGCCGACCTCGCCAGCCTGAACGGGCGCCTCGAGGTCGCCGTGGCGTTCCGCGGTCCGTAG
- a CDS encoding winged helix DNA-binding domain-containing protein — MTETLSVRALNRATLARQMLLAREAIPVSEAVGRLCGMQAQEPKPPFLGLWTRLEGFQASDLGSALHDRSLVRATMMRATLHLVTSADYTAFRTAMQPMLDGGLRVLGDRAKGLDLEKVVPAARSLLETGPLTFNEIRALLQQQFPDVNDRALGYAVRLCVPLVMVPTEDRWGFARTSRFALADTWLGSGPNAENAVDELMLRYLAAYGPASAADAQTWSGLSSTGEALERLRPSLRTFTDDKGRELFDLPDAPRPGEDGPAPARFLPEFDSLVLAHADRRRIIADEHRPMLTTKNLRVRAVFLWDGFARGIWETEYKRKVATLRMRPFEALPRTAVKELSTEGEAMLRFMEPDAKETVVTVED, encoded by the coding sequence ATGACAGAAACCCTGAGCGTTCGGGCCCTCAATCGGGCCACCCTGGCACGGCAGATGCTGCTCGCACGGGAAGCGATCCCCGTTTCCGAAGCGGTGGGAAGGCTGTGCGGGATGCAGGCCCAGGAACCTAAGCCGCCGTTCCTGGGGTTGTGGACCCGTCTCGAAGGGTTCCAGGCATCCGACCTGGGCTCCGCCTTGCACGATCGATCGCTGGTCCGCGCCACCATGATGCGCGCCACGCTGCACCTGGTGACGAGCGCGGACTACACGGCGTTCCGCACGGCGATGCAACCGATGCTGGACGGTGGTCTGCGTGTGCTGGGTGACCGCGCCAAGGGACTCGATCTGGAGAAGGTGGTCCCCGCCGCACGTTCTCTCCTGGAGACGGGACCGCTGACGTTCAACGAGATACGCGCGCTACTCCAGCAGCAGTTCCCCGACGTCAATGACCGTGCTCTCGGCTACGCCGTCCGACTGTGCGTACCGCTGGTCATGGTGCCCACCGAGGACAGGTGGGGCTTCGCGCGCACGTCGCGCTTCGCTCTGGCCGACACGTGGCTGGGGTCGGGACCGAACGCCGAGAACGCCGTCGACGAGTTGATGTTGCGCTACCTCGCCGCCTACGGGCCGGCGTCCGCCGCGGACGCTCAGACGTGGTCCGGCCTGTCTTCGACCGGTGAGGCTCTGGAACGCCTTCGCCCAAGCCTGCGCACCTTCACCGACGACAAGGGCCGAGAACTGTTCGACCTACCGGATGCGCCACGCCCTGGGGAGGACGGCCCCGCCCCCGCGCGGTTCTTGCCCGAGTTCGACAGCCTCGTCCTCGCACACGCCGACCGCAGGCGCATCATCGCCGACGAGCACCGCCCCATGCTCACGACCAAGAACCTGCGTGTCCGCGCCGTCTTCCTTTGGGACGGGTTCGCGCGCGGCATCTGGGAGACCGAGTACAAACGCAAGGTCGCCACGCTCCGGATGCGCCCGTTCGAGGCTCTCCCCCGGACGGCCGTCAAGGAGCTGAGCACCGAGGGCGAAGCGATGCTGCGCTTCATGGAGCCGGACGCCAAGGAAACGGTCGTCACCGTCGAGGACTGA